From Miscanthus floridulus cultivar M001 chromosome 15, ASM1932011v1, whole genome shotgun sequence, the proteins below share one genomic window:
- the LOC136507428 gene encoding uncharacterized protein gives MSRFYKKQREVGEEWQGPICTKIKKIINRNIEWANTCYAMPAGQGIFQVQDRDYRFIVDINMKTCDCRRWDLTGIPCSHAISCLRHERITPESVVPECYSSNSYLSAYGHNVWPCKDKSTWQKVGGNVILPPVYVKKVGRPPKSRKKQPSEVQGSHGPRLTKHGIQMTCRYCGDKGHNRATCSMRKAGLPPKTPAQRSQTSMPIETEEVFEEAATEDYSDMPMMPVQTAMPVISQVSMFEETDMPMMSQLSSTMMSQMQAESRLLEKEPLPFSSFILSNQPAARPVPPTTATQAGRSRSTTVKKTTATKKTAASKKKTSHKKVSAAMNNPDGAVG, from the exons ATGTCCAGGTTCTACAAAAAACAGAGGGAGGTGGGAGAAGAGTGGCAGGGACCCATCTGTACTAAGATAAAGAAGATAATTAATAGGAACATAGAATGGGCCAATACATGTTATGCAATGCCTGCTGGACAGGGCATATTCCAGGTACAAGATAGGGACTATAGGTTCATAGTGGACATCAATATGAAGACTTGTGATTGCAGAAGGTGGGACCTCACTGGAATCCCTTGCTCTCATGCAATTTCATGCTTGAGGCATGAAAGGATCACACCAGAGTCAGTTGTTCCTGAGTGTTACTCTTCCAATAGCTATCTCAGTGCTTATGGCCACAATGTGTGGCCATGTAAAGACAAGAGCACATGGCAGAAAGTTGGAGGCAATGTAATTCTACCACCAGTATATGTGAAGAAAGTTGGAAGGCCTCCTAAATCAAGGAAGAAGCAGCCATCTGAGGTACAAGGTAGTCATGGACCAAGGTTGACAAAGCATGGAATTCAAATGACATGTAGATACTGTGGAGACAAAGGACATAACAGGGCTACATGTAGCATGAGAAAGGCTGGACTTCCACCCAAGACACCTGCACAGAGGAGCCAAACTTCTATGCCAATTGAAACTGAAGAGGTTTTTGAGGAAGCTGCAACTGAAGATTATAGTGACATGCCAATGATGCCAGTTCAAACTGCTATGCCAGTGATTAGTCAG GTTTCCATGTTtgaagaaactgacatgccaatgATGTCCCAGTTATCAAGTACCATGATGTCCCAGATGCAAGCAGAG AGTAGATTACTAGAAAAAGAACCACTTCCATTTTCAAGCTTCATATTGTCTAACCAACCAGCAGCTAGGCCAGTTCCACCCACTACTGCAACACAGGCTGGGAGATCAAGGTCCACTACTGTGAAGAAAACAACTGCTACAAAGAAGACTGCGGCTAGCAAGAAGAAAACATCCCACAAGAAGGTTTCTGCTGCAATGAACAATCCTGATGGTGCTGTTGGTTGA